The window TGGCCGGAAGGGCGGCGGCAGGCAGTTCGGCATGGATGGTGAAGCGGTCGCCGATGGTGTCGATGCCCTCGATCCCGGCATAGGTGCGCAGGAGCCACACGGCGAGGGTCATCACCACGATCGCCACGAGCGACCCGGGAATGCGGCGCATGACGCGCGGCGTGAGGGCGATCAACAGGATGCTCGCAACGCTCACCGCCACCTCCCAGCCGTTCACCGAACCGAAATGGCGGAAATAGAGCATCCACTTCCCGGCGAAATCGCCCGGAACGGCCTCACCCCCGAAGTCGAGCCCGAGGAGGTCGGCGACCTGCGTGGTGAAGATCGTCACGGCGATACCGCTCGTGAAGCCCACGATGATCGGATAGGGGATGAACTTGATGACCGTGCCCAGCCGGCAAAGCCCCATGACCAGCAACAGAACGCCGCCCATGAGCGTAGCGACGAGCAATCCCGCTTCGCCGTATTGCTGGACGATGCCGTAGACGATGATGATGAAGGCGCCCGTGGGGCCTCCGATCTGCACGCGGCTGCCGCCCAGCAACGAGACGACGAATCCGGCGATAACGGCGGTGATGATGCCCTTTTCGGGCGACACGCCCGAGGCGATGCCGAAGGCGATGGCCAACGGCAGGGCGACGATGCCGACAATGACGCCGGCCATCAGATCGCGCAGGAAATCCGCGCGGGAATAGTTCTTCAGCGTATCGAAGAGCTTGGGTCTGAATGACATGACTTTCATTTGCAACGGGTAATTTTCAATGAAGCCGCAAAATTAAGCAAAAAAGGCGAGAAGTAAAAATCGAAACCCGACACGGGATATTTTTAATTTATAATTCCTAATTCTTAATTTATTTTCTACCTTTGCACCCGATATTTCAAAGGGGTGCCTTACTGTCAGGCTGAGATTATACCCATTGAACCGGAGACGGGTAATGCCGAGACCGGGACGAAGCGTAATCAACAACTCATACCCCTTTTCAGTCTATTAACTCAAAAAGTTTAACGATGAAAAGGATTTTTCTGTTTCTTGCGGCTGCCGCGCTCTGCCCGGCCGCACAACTGCACGCCGAAGCGAACTCCGAACAGAGCGGACGCGGAAATGCGGCTCCGAATGCCGACATGGCTCCGCAGCCCCGAAAAGCGGCCTCCGACGCCGACGACTCGGTGCGGATGTACCGTTTGCAGGAGGTCGAGGTGACCGCCACGCGCGCCACGCGGAACACGCCCGTGGCCTATTCGGACATTCAGCGCGAGGCCATCGCCCGCAACAGCTACGGATTCGACATTCCCTCGCTGATCGCCCTCACCCCCTCGGTCGTGGCGACGAACGAGACCGGCATCGGCATCGGCGGCACGGCCATCCGCCTGCGCGGAACCGACGCCACGCGCATCAACGTCACCATCAACGGCGTCTCGATGAACAACCCCGACTCGCACTCGATGTACTGGTACGACACCCCCGACCTGATTTCGTCGGTGGGCACCGTGCAGGTGCAGCGCGGCGCGGGCATCTCGACCAACGGCACGGGAGCGTTCGGAGGCGCGATCACGATGTCAACCGACGCCCTGCAAACCGAATTCGGAGGCGACGCATCGCTCTCCTACGGTTCGTACAACACCAACAAGCAGGCCGTGCACCTCTCGTCGGGCCTGCTGGGCGGCCACTGGACCCTCGACGCACGGCTGACGCACATCGGGTCGGAGGGCTACATCGACCGCGGAGCCACGGACCTCAAATCCTACATGTTCCAGGCGGGATACTACAACGGCAACACGATGCTCAAGCTGATTTCGTTCGGCGGCAAGGCCAAGACCGGCCTCACCTACACCGGAGTAACGAAGGAGGAGATGCGTCTCAACGGCCGGCGGTTCCAGACCGAGGGCATGTACTACACCTCGAACGGTCCTCACTCCTATTATTATATGAAGGACGACAAGGTGGAGCGCGCCACAGTCGGCTATTACGACGACCAGACGGACAACTACCTGCAAATCAATAACCAACTGGTGCTCTCCCACCGTTTCAACGAAAAGTGGACCCTCAACGCCACGGGATTCTACACCTACGGCTACGGCTTCTACAAGCAGTATAAGGACGGGCGCACGCTCTCCGAATACCTCAATATCCCGACCGACGTTGCCGCCGGAAAAGAAGCCGATCTGATCCGCGAGAAGATCATGCGCAACCACCTCGGAGGTCTGAACGCCTCGGCGGCCTACTCGGTGCGCAACCTCGACCTCGCCTTCGGCGGTTCGTACAGCTACTACTCCTGCCCCCACTGGGGTACGCTCGACTGGGTGGACGGACTGGAAAGCAGCCAGATCGGCGGCCGCTGGTACGATAACGACGTAGACAAGCACGACGCCAACCTCTTCGCCCGCGCGTCGTGGACCGTAGCCCGGGGGCTGCGCCTTTTCGGCGACCTCCA of the Alistipes senegalensis JC50 genome contains:
- a CDS encoding TonB-dependent receptor, giving the protein MKRIFLFLAAAALCPAAQLHAEANSEQSGRGNAAPNADMAPQPRKAASDADDSVRMYRLQEVEVTATRATRNTPVAYSDIQREAIARNSYGFDIPSLIALTPSVVATNETGIGIGGTAIRLRGTDATRINVTINGVSMNNPDSHSMYWYDTPDLISSVGTVQVQRGAGISTNGTGAFGGAITMSTDALQTEFGGDASLSYGSYNTNKQAVHLSSGLLGGHWTLDARLTHIGSEGYIDRGATDLKSYMFQAGYYNGNTMLKLISFGGKAKTGLTYTGVTKEEMRLNGRRFQTEGMYYTSNGPHSYYYMKDDKVERATVGYYDDQTDNYLQINNQLVLSHRFNEKWTLNATGFYTYGYGFYKQYKDGRTLSEYLNIPTDVAAGKEADLIREKIMRNHLGGLNASAAYSVRNLDLAFGGSYSYYSCPHWGTLDWVDGLESSQIGGRWYDNDVDKHDANLFARASWTVARGLRLFGDLQYRYVSYQAWGVNDNFVSEEVGMQPIDVDKQYHFFNPRAGVSYTLAERNNFYFSFAVAQKEPTRDDFTNRYMFAEANTYPSSEKLYDWELGYQYTAPRLSLGVNFYYMKYKDQLVPTGRINDGYDALNDNVPDSYRRGVELSASWRATGWFTVGANATFSQNRIENYTHRVVDYGLTGDVAGYYGYHTVEMGTTRLSYSPKTIAALFLDFHHKGFEAVFHTQYVSKQYFTNYENPNMMLDAYCVTNLNLAYTFRTRSARSVRLGLMVNNLFNTEYESNGYGWSEAYEGTQTDHAFYFPQAPLNVLANVTVKF